A genomic segment from Halomonas sp. TA22 encodes:
- a CDS encoding cation diffusion facilitator family transporter, giving the protein MGTLQLPPLMTAQHTREAHRVTLIGAAVDALLGIVKVITGIMVGSVALIADGIHSFSDLITDALVLIATHFGRKAPDHNHPYGHGRIETLATLWLGSVLIFVAGGIAWASLTRLLTGTQAMPPGLWAIVLSVIALFSKEWIFRYTMRVAKRVQSRLLEANAWHSRSDALSTGAVLIGLTAAQFGIGWVDGIAAIIVGLMVGKVGWSLVMEASHELVDTALPDQQQRDMQETVTRVPGVMSVHDMRTRTIGGRILLDMHLVVSPRISVSEAHEVGNQAHRNLHDAFPRLTDVTFHIDPEDDSDFPDIEQRPGLPLRDDVEKALQARWAHYPAWRERITMKLHYLDNKIEADLYLPAGLSCQVDCLYKAGLELERSASDLAWLGSVRLWQGTGKS; this is encoded by the coding sequence ATGGGCACTCTCCAACTTCCTCCATTGATGACCGCTCAGCACACACGCGAGGCGCATCGCGTCACGCTGATCGGTGCCGCCGTGGATGCCCTGCTGGGCATCGTCAAGGTGATTACCGGCATCATGGTAGGCTCGGTGGCCCTGATCGCCGACGGCATTCACTCCTTCTCCGACCTGATCACCGATGCCCTGGTGTTGATCGCCACACACTTCGGCCGCAAGGCGCCGGACCACAATCATCCCTATGGGCATGGGCGCATCGAAACGTTGGCGACACTGTGGCTCGGCAGCGTGCTGATCTTCGTTGCCGGCGGTATCGCCTGGGCCAGCCTGACTCGCCTGCTCACCGGCACCCAGGCCATGCCGCCCGGTCTCTGGGCCATCGTGCTGAGCGTAATTGCACTGTTCTCCAAGGAGTGGATCTTCCGCTACACCATGCGCGTGGCCAAACGAGTACAGTCGCGCCTGCTGGAAGCCAATGCTTGGCACTCTCGCTCCGATGCGCTCTCCACCGGTGCCGTATTGATCGGCCTGACTGCCGCGCAATTCGGCATCGGTTGGGTCGATGGCATCGCCGCGATCATCGTTGGCTTGATGGTCGGTAAGGTGGGCTGGAGCCTGGTGATGGAGGCCAGCCATGAACTGGTCGACACTGCCCTTCCCGACCAGCAGCAGCGCGACATGCAGGAGACCGTCACGCGGGTGCCTGGCGTGATGAGCGTGCATGACATGCGCACCCGTACCATTGGTGGCCGCATCCTGCTCGACATGCACCTGGTCGTCTCGCCACGCATCTCGGTCTCCGAAGCCCACGAAGTCGGCAACCAGGCCCATCGCAATCTGCACGACGCCTTCCCACGCCTCACCGACGTGACATTTCATATCGACCCGGAAGATGACTCCGATTTTCCCGATATCGAGCAGCGCCCCGGCCTACCGCTGCGCGACGATGTGGAAAAAGCCCTGCAGGCACGCTGGGCTCACTATCCCGCTTGGCGTGAGCGCATCACCATGAAGCTGCACTATCTCGACAACAAGATCGAGGCGGATCTCTATCTGCCTGCGGGCCTCAGCTGCCAGGTCGACTGCCTCTACAAGGCAGGTCTCGAGCTCGAGCGCAGTGCCAGTGACCTGGCGTGGCTGGGCTCGGTGCGGCTATGGCAGGGCACCGGCAAGTCTTAG
- a CDS encoding transglutaminase-like cysteine peptidase has translation MQSPPLRQGSADAPGHQVRTPSIGRRHFIASLGALFVGMGLGVAPRMLSANFDPSRLRQVMQSRYGTSGVQTLEEWFGLLHRMAGETIEAQLQGVNEFFNRRIRWVDDSENWGYEDFWATPLEAMGKGQGDCEEYSIAKYVTLKQLGVPGERLRLIYVRARIGRSRISQAHMVLGYYATPDAEPRILDNIVPSITPASQRTDLDPLFSFNSDGLWAGGATHSRADPVQRLSRWGNVLSRMRDQGFL, from the coding sequence ATGCAATCTCCACCGCTCCGTCAGGGTTCTGCCGACGCGCCCGGCCATCAGGTGCGTACCCCTAGCATCGGGCGGCGCCACTTCATTGCCAGCCTCGGAGCACTGTTCGTGGGCATGGGGCTCGGAGTGGCGCCCCGTATGCTTTCCGCCAATTTCGATCCCTCCCGGCTACGCCAGGTCATGCAGTCGCGCTACGGCACCTCCGGCGTGCAAACCCTCGAGGAGTGGTTCGGGCTACTGCATCGCATGGCGGGCGAGACGATCGAGGCACAGTTGCAGGGTGTCAACGAGTTCTTCAATCGTCGTATCCGCTGGGTCGATGACAGTGAGAACTGGGGATATGAGGACTTCTGGGCCACTCCTCTTGAGGCGATGGGCAAAGGACAAGGCGACTGTGAGGAGTACTCGATTGCCAAGTACGTTACGCTCAAGCAACTTGGTGTGCCGGGCGAGCGGCTGCGACTGATCTATGTTCGTGCCCGTATCGGCCGCAGCCGAATCAGCCAGGCGCACATGGTGTTGGGCTACTACGCAACCCCCGACGCCGAGCCACGCATTCTCGATAACATCGTGCCCTCCATCACCCCCGCCAGCCAGCGCACCGACCTCGACCCCCTATTCAGCTTCAACAGTGATGGCCTGTGGGCGGGGGGGGCGACCCACTCGCGTGCCGATCCCGTACAGCGGCTGTCACGCTGGGGTAATGTGCTGTCGCGCATGCGCGATCAGGGGTTCCTATGA
- a CDS encoding EAL domain-containing protein, which yields MSLTKQLWLTLLAILCIAFSSSLLVGLSTLQRYTMQELQIKNADNANALALTLSQLDKDPVLMELLISAQFDTGYYRRIELQDVEGNTIVQREAPEQLDDVPGWFVERQRFTIQPGEAVVQNAWQQYGSVSVESHHSYAYRALWHNTQRLAGWFLLAALLSALLGWWLIRAIRRPLLAVIEQADAISQRRFTTSREPRMLELRQVVRAMNRLSVTVRDMLSQESQLLDRLRSKLQQDPVTGVANRDYFLQRLSNTLNGESSQGEGALAILRVVRLAELNQRLGHQATDALLATVTQTLHGLINPEEGGEIGRLNGSDFILMLPGSEELPTVAQRLRSALDSVATSAPFPIGLPMALMHYDIDDQPGHLLSCLDGALARASEEGDIAWVAVPGSAKQALYTTQEAWRVAIDQAIEEGIRFAHYPVLDKAGNTLHFESPSRLKLRDEWRPAGIFLPWLSRLSKSVDYDLAVLHAALVSIKAQGKPLAINLSRYAAKESRFALQAKRLLAQYPAEAGNLWLEIPESVVKHDLDGFRELCRELRPYGCHLGLEHVGPKFTCIADLHDVGLSYLKIDTSLVADIAEQVQKQAVLRGITTLAHSLGITVIGEGVQNAAEATLLLELGLDGVTGPGVVTPDTPEEIR from the coding sequence ATGTCGCTGACCAAACAGCTCTGGCTAACCCTTCTGGCAATACTCTGCATCGCATTTTCCAGCAGTCTGCTGGTAGGGTTGAGCACGCTGCAGCGCTATACCATGCAGGAATTGCAGATCAAGAATGCCGACAATGCCAACGCCCTTGCCCTGACCTTGAGCCAGCTCGACAAGGATCCCGTGTTGATGGAGCTGCTGATTTCCGCACAGTTCGATACCGGGTACTACCGGCGTATCGAATTGCAGGATGTAGAGGGCAACACGATCGTGCAGCGTGAAGCACCGGAACAGCTCGATGATGTTCCAGGCTGGTTCGTCGAACGCCAGCGCTTCACCATCCAACCGGGCGAAGCCGTCGTGCAGAACGCCTGGCAACAGTACGGTAGTGTGAGCGTAGAGAGTCACCACAGCTATGCCTATCGCGCCCTATGGCACAATACCCAGCGTCTGGCGGGCTGGTTCCTGCTGGCGGCACTGCTTAGTGCCCTGCTCGGCTGGTGGCTCATACGCGCGATCCGCCGCCCGCTGCTTGCGGTGATCGAACAGGCCGACGCCATCAGCCAGCGTCGCTTCACGACCTCTCGCGAGCCTCGCATGCTGGAGTTGCGCCAAGTGGTAAGAGCCATGAATCGGCTCTCTGTCACAGTGCGCGACATGCTCAGTCAGGAGAGCCAGCTACTCGACAGACTCAGGAGCAAGCTACAACAGGACCCGGTGACAGGCGTGGCCAATCGGGACTATTTTCTTCAGCGGCTCAGCAACACGCTCAACGGCGAAAGCAGCCAAGGAGAAGGCGCGCTTGCCATACTGCGCGTGGTGCGTCTCGCCGAACTCAACCAACGATTGGGTCATCAAGCCACCGATGCCTTGCTCGCCACAGTGACACAGACACTTCACGGGTTGATCAATCCCGAGGAAGGTGGTGAGATCGGCCGCCTCAATGGCAGCGATTTCATCCTGATGCTGCCGGGCAGCGAGGAGTTGCCCACTGTTGCCCAGCGCCTGAGATCCGCGCTCGATTCAGTGGCGACGAGCGCCCCTTTCCCGATCGGTCTGCCCATGGCGCTCATGCATTACGACATCGATGACCAGCCGGGACACTTACTCAGCTGCCTCGACGGCGCCCTGGCACGCGCCAGCGAGGAGGGAGATATCGCCTGGGTAGCCGTTCCCGGCAGTGCCAAGCAGGCACTCTATACTACGCAGGAAGCATGGCGAGTCGCCATCGACCAGGCCATCGAGGAGGGGATCCGCTTCGCTCACTATCCCGTCCTCGACAAAGCGGGAAACACGCTTCACTTCGAGAGCCCCTCGCGCCTGAAGCTCAGGGACGAATGGCGACCCGCCGGCATTTTCCTGCCCTGGCTCTCCCGGTTATCGAAGAGTGTCGATTACGATCTCGCGGTCCTCCATGCCGCGCTCGTCTCTATCAAAGCGCAAGGCAAGCCGCTTGCGATCAACCTATCGCGATATGCCGCCAAGGAGAGCCGCTTCGCCCTACAAGCGAAACGTCTGCTTGCCCAATATCCCGCCGAGGCGGGCAATCTCTGGCTCGAGATTCCAGAGAGTGTCGTCAAACACGACCTCGACGGGTTTCGTGAACTTTGCCGTGAACTGCGACCCTACGGCTGCCACCTGGGACTGGAACATGTAGGTCCCAAGTTCACCTGTATCGCCGACCTGCACGACGTCGGCCTTTCCTATCTCAAGATCGATACGAGCCTGGTGGCAGATATCGCAGAGCAAGTGCAAAAACAGGCCGTGCTGAGGGGCATCACGACGCTTGCACACTCGCTCGGCATCACGGTGATCGGCGAAGGCGTTCAGAACGCAGCAGAGGCAACCCTGCTTCTCGAGCTGGGTCTCGATGGTGTGACGGGGCCTGGCGTCGTCACGCCCGACACCCCTGAAGAGATCAGATGA
- a CDS encoding tryptophan synthase subunit beta like protein produces MYIKRDATGRIEQVRREPTPECNEYIAPGSIELEHFVNHGLQPEQGALKSSDAEFVRVLEDVIEVLVAKGIIGYLDLPEAARTKLMTRQSLRKRVNDVGLMGEEEQGII; encoded by the coding sequence ATGTATATCAAGCGTGATGCCACGGGAAGAATCGAGCAGGTGCGGCGTGAGCCAACTCCAGAGTGCAACGAGTACATCGCTCCCGGCTCGATTGAACTCGAACACTTCGTTAATCATGGGCTTCAGCCGGAGCAGGGGGCGCTGAAAAGTTCGGATGCCGAGTTCGTCCGCGTTCTCGAAGATGTGATCGAGGTGCTAGTGGCCAAGGGGATAATCGGCTATCTCGACCTGCCTGAGGCGGCGCGAACCAAGCTAATGACACGCCAGTCGTTGCGCAAGCGGGTGAATGATGTCGGATTGATGGGCGAGGAGGAGCAGGGCATCATCTGA
- a CDS encoding Ig-like domain-containing protein — protein MDAWRSGREEPEEPEEPEEPEEPEEPEEPATNLPPDANDDVNEVAYGNEVSSDESDHLLSNDTDPDGDPLSVVSVDGVPLTGGSVTVASTLGELSVDQDGSYTYRSTSTIKLYGFDDADQSFESLGLFTLDTAAQARVSSTDEGVGVKGTGRYAKHDTPDQIQDEGNVLIADLGGSTTRAEFDVTRLYANEASGELGKWYAYDADGELVGEGVFGHGMEGFKTKAGSDNQGTVEVYLDGVAFQYLAFEGLPYEQGDEQYTQEKDGGDFLVSNIRVQDTFSYRVEGALGESSEATLTIEKHQELRNFHVEAPPLADPVLTTAELVDNDLPEGVDGDAIIFKSFTVGGGVDAEELGKQRPSVIEVNPSLGGSDDSTHESDLVFHLAQLPSYGTLYLKTGNSYVAIDALEQAPSFGTGDQLYWAATSSEIRQAVADHSAKTVSGKSLKAMEQHGVNIYAYDFDGSKNDELLHFNAEGVGVLGGNRQGQAPNQLGHRNGRSEEIVVDFDKATTEATITVTRLIFSEGEVGKVSAYLDGQEIGSWTFSGYQPGATLDGVDIDFTPGNGFVTSGTGKGTFSLEGVVFDQLRFTATEYADGASRAVDDSSDYFIEMISFKVLPTAEYAYHVTDEAGYTSAPVSVVINAPAVDTAVPESGAGASLSSTSTSVQEDLVGDGIVVETLAWSLVSDAEENQVVPADVLSNAMVLEPSSGALALGELVSDQGESMEDYLPVSEEYEGETSLLADAETGSLLQSVSEHTSLGDYGSVDAISERIGRGEQHLDQ, from the coding sequence ATGGATGCCTGGCGATCGGGCCGGGAAGAGCCGGAAGAGCCGGAAGAGCCGGAAGAGCCGGAAGAGCCGGAAGAGCCGGAAGAGCCCGCGACCAACCTTCCCCCCGATGCCAACGATGACGTGAACGAGGTGGCTTACGGCAACGAGGTTTCAAGCGACGAGAGCGATCATCTGTTGAGCAACGACACCGATCCCGATGGCGATCCGCTGAGTGTGGTCTCTGTCGACGGTGTGCCCTTGACAGGTGGTTCGGTCACCGTGGCGAGCACCCTGGGTGAACTCAGCGTCGATCAGGATGGAAGCTATACCTATCGCTCCACCTCGACGATCAAGCTCTATGGGTTCGATGACGCGGATCAGTCGTTCGAATCGCTAGGCCTCTTTACCCTCGATACCGCTGCTCAGGCAAGGGTCTCCTCCACGGACGAGGGAGTGGGCGTCAAGGGCACGGGTCGTTACGCCAAGCACGACACTCCCGACCAGATCCAGGATGAAGGGAATGTGCTCATCGCCGATCTTGGCGGCTCGACCACCCGTGCCGAATTCGATGTCACGCGGCTGTACGCAAATGAAGCCTCGGGTGAGCTGGGCAAGTGGTATGCCTACGATGCCGATGGCGAGCTGGTTGGTGAAGGCGTGTTCGGCCACGGGATGGAGGGTTTCAAGACCAAGGCGGGTAGCGACAACCAGGGCACGGTGGAGGTCTATCTCGACGGCGTTGCCTTCCAGTACCTGGCTTTTGAAGGTCTGCCTTACGAGCAGGGTGATGAGCAATACACCCAGGAGAAGGATGGCGGCGACTTCCTGGTCTCGAATATCCGTGTTCAGGATACGTTCTCCTATCGCGTGGAAGGTGCGCTTGGCGAATCGAGTGAAGCGACGCTGACTATCGAAAAGCATCAGGAGCTGCGCAATTTCCATGTCGAAGCACCGCCCCTGGCCGACCCTGTCCTGACCACGGCCGAACTTGTCGATAATGACCTGCCTGAGGGTGTCGATGGCGACGCCATCATCTTCAAGTCCTTCACTGTCGGTGGAGGTGTCGATGCCGAGGAACTCGGCAAGCAGCGCCCCTCGGTGATAGAGGTAAACCCTTCTCTGGGAGGGAGCGACGACTCCACCCACGAGAGCGATCTCGTTTTCCATCTAGCTCAGCTTCCCAGTTATGGAACGCTCTATCTGAAGACGGGCAACAGCTATGTGGCGATCGATGCTTTGGAGCAGGCACCGTCATTCGGCACGGGAGATCAGCTCTACTGGGCTGCTACCTCCAGTGAGATTCGGCAGGCAGTGGCGGACCACAGTGCCAAGACGGTGAGTGGCAAGAGCTTGAAGGCGATGGAGCAGCATGGCGTTAACATCTACGCCTATGATTTCGATGGGTCGAAGAATGATGAGCTACTGCACTTCAACGCCGAGGGTGTTGGTGTGCTGGGAGGCAATCGCCAGGGGCAGGCACCCAATCAGCTGGGTCACCGCAATGGCCGCTCGGAAGAGATCGTGGTCGATTTCGACAAGGCGACCACCGAGGCCACCATCACTGTGACGCGTCTGATATTCAGTGAAGGCGAGGTGGGCAAGGTCAGTGCCTATCTGGATGGTCAGGAGATCGGCAGCTGGACGTTCAGCGGGTATCAGCCCGGTGCTACGCTGGATGGCGTCGACATTGATTTCACCCCGGGCAACGGGTTTGTCACAAGTGGTACGGGGAAGGGCACCTTCAGCCTGGAGGGTGTGGTCTTCGATCAGTTGCGCTTTACCGCTACCGAGTATGCGGATGGTGCGAGCCGTGCGGTCGATGACAGCAGCGACTACTTCATCGAGATGATCTCCTTCAAGGTACTTCCGACAGCGGAATACGCCTACCATGTGACCGATGAGGCCGGTTATACCAGCGCCCCGGTAAGCGTGGTGATCAACGCACCCGCTGTCGATACGGCGGTACCGGAGAGCGGGGCAGGTGCCAGTCTCTCAAGCACGTCGACCAGTGTCCAAGAGGATCTGGTTGGTGATGGCATTGTCGTTGAGACCTTGGCCTGGAGTCTTGTCTCCGATGCGGAGGAGAATCAGGTGGTGCCGGCTGACGTGCTCTCAAATGCAATGGTGCTTGAACCAAGCAGTGGCGCGCTTGCGCTCGGGGAGCTTGTGAGCGATCAAGGAGAGTCTATGGAGGATTATCTCCCCGTTTCGGAAGAGTACGAAGGCGAAACCTCGCTGCTTGCCGATGCTGAGACGGGTTCGCTGCTCCAGAGTGTGTCCGAACACACGTCGCTGGGCGACTATGGCTCGGTTGATGCCATCAGCGAGAGGATCGGACGAGGCGAGCAGCATCTCGATCAGTAG
- a CDS encoding Tim44 domain-containing protein — protein sequence MRNFFIMLMVGMMGFGLAVEHAEARRMGGGGNIGSVSRSADRPAAAPTREASQPPRGAQNAQGTRAGGMGGMLGGLMAGGLLAALFFGGAFDNIRLMDILLIAGLAFLAFRFLARRRQPATAAPSSGSPAHETPQPQAFQSGAALGGGAMGSVPTWFDKERFLGGAKEHFTTLQRAWDNNDLSSIQEYVTPELYNLLREERARHPANNRTEVVRLLAELGDVCELDKHAEATVIFHGIIDENGEQNEFNETWHLTRDMRDGAPWYVQGIEQNPHH from the coding sequence ATGCGAAACTTCTTTATCATGCTAATGGTGGGAATGATGGGCTTCGGCCTGGCCGTCGAGCACGCCGAAGCCCGACGCATGGGCGGCGGCGGTAACATCGGCAGCGTCTCGCGCTCGGCGGATCGCCCCGCTGCAGCGCCGACTCGCGAGGCCAGCCAGCCTCCACGTGGCGCGCAGAACGCCCAAGGCACCCGCGCCGGCGGGATGGGCGGCATGCTTGGTGGGTTAATGGCAGGCGGGCTGCTCGCCGCACTGTTCTTCGGCGGAGCCTTCGACAATATCCGCCTGATGGACATTCTGCTCATCGCCGGCCTGGCATTCCTGGCGTTCCGCTTCCTGGCCCGTCGCCGGCAGCCGGCAACCGCAGCGCCCTCCTCAGGCAGTCCCGCTCACGAGACTCCCCAGCCACAGGCGTTCCAGAGCGGCGCCGCACTCGGTGGCGGTGCCATGGGCAGTGTGCCTACTTGGTTCGACAAGGAGCGCTTTCTCGGCGGTGCCAAGGAGCATTTCACGACCCTGCAGCGTGCCTGGGACAACAACGATCTGAGCAGTATTCAGGAGTATGTCACTCCCGAGCTCTACAATCTGCTGCGCGAGGAGCGCGCGCGTCATCCTGCCAACAATCGCACCGAAGTCGTGCGGCTGCTGGCCGAGCTGGGTGACGTATGCGAGCTGGACAAGCATGCCGAGGCCACGGTGATCTTCCATGGCATTATCGACGAGAATGGCGAACAGAACGAATTCAATGAGACCTGGCACCTGACTCGCGACATGCGTGATGGCGCCCCCTGGTATGTGCAAGGCATCGAGCAGAACCCCCACCACTGA
- a CDS encoding isochorismatase family protein — MRIRIEQSLMLIVDLQAGLLPVIDGGEQAVEEAIWLGGLASQLEVPVWLTEQYPEGLGASDERLLQALPDALRWRKSHFGAYDEPDFASALAASGRRQIVICGSEAHICVMQTALGLLDAGYEVYWLAEATASRRHAEAQLAMTRVSGAGGVAVSADMVAYEWLHRCDDLRFKNVHRQFLKPRSARVLRF; from the coding sequence ATGCGTATCCGTATAGAGCAGAGCCTGATGTTGATCGTCGATCTGCAGGCAGGGCTTCTACCTGTTATCGATGGCGGCGAACAGGCGGTGGAGGAGGCCATCTGGTTGGGGGGGCTGGCGTCACAGTTGGAGGTGCCGGTATGGCTTACTGAGCAGTATCCGGAGGGGCTGGGTGCTAGTGACGAGCGCCTGCTCCAGGCCCTGCCCGACGCGCTCCGCTGGAGAAAGTCGCACTTCGGAGCGTATGATGAGCCTGATTTTGCCAGCGCGCTGGCCGCCAGCGGACGACGTCAGATCGTCATCTGCGGCAGCGAGGCGCATATCTGTGTCATGCAGACGGCACTTGGCCTGCTTGATGCCGGTTATGAGGTCTATTGGCTGGCGGAAGCCACGGCCAGCCGGCGCCATGCGGAGGCGCAGTTGGCCATGACACGTGTGAGCGGCGCGGGTGGAGTGGCGGTGAGCGCCGATATGGTGGCTTATGAGTGGCTGCACCGCTGCGATGATCTGCGCTTCAAGAACGTGCACCGGCAGTTTCTCAAGCCGCGCTCGGCAAGAGTGCTGCGCTTCTAA